One part of the Dysidea avara chromosome 10, odDysAvar1.4, whole genome shotgun sequence genome encodes these proteins:
- the LOC136236350 gene encoding balbiani ring protein 3-like: protein MEGRILFFATVVLLGCIWVTEATDYSCYYYYLRCFAPYKFDWDKCKCVCARKCPDSYSLDNDKCRCNCDRQCPDNYKLDSDKCRCVCDRECPENYVLDHRQCKCVCNRKCPFYYRLDTDKCECVCNRHCPDNYRLDTDKCRCVCDRTCPEHYRLDPYRCRCVCDRNCPDYYSFDYRQCKCRCNRRCPYYYKLNYDNCGCACNRKCPDYYALDADKCRCACDRTCPEYYQLNPNKCECDCDRTCPDYYRLDSDKCECICDRTCPDYYRLDSDKCECVCDRTCPDYYRLDSDKCECVCDRTCPDYYRLDSDKCECVCDRTCPDYYRLDSDKCECICDRTCPDYYRLDSDKCECVCDLTCPDYYRLDSDKCECVCDRTCPDYYRLDSDKCECVCDRTCPDYYRLDSDKCECVCDRTCPDYYRLDSDKCECVCDRTCPDYYRLDSDKCECACDRKCPDYYGLDASKCKCDCNRKCPQYYNLDYGKCSCSCNRRCLYGTLDKSRCYCIAKRNCCRSYYGVYQNVCSRYSNTYSCHGNRGCYWRC from the exons ATGGAAGGAAGAATACTGTTTTTTGCTACTGTTGTACTGTTGGGATGCATCTGG GTCACAGAAGCAACAGATTATAGCTGCTATTACTATTACCTGAGATGTTTTGCACCATACAAATTTGACTGGGATAAATGCAAGTGTGTCTGTGCTCGCAAGTGTCCTGATTCTTATAGTCTGGATAACGACAAATGTAGATGCAACTGTGATCGCCAGTGCCCTGATAACTACAAGCTAGATTCTGATAAGTGCAGATGTGTATGTGATCGTGAATGCCCAGAAAATTATGTTCTCGACCACAGGCAGTGCAAATGTGTCTGCAATCGCAAGTGCCCATTTTACTATAGGCTTGATACTGACAAATGTGAGTGTGTCTGCAACCGCCACTGTCCTGACAACTACAGGCTAGACACTGACAAATGTAGATGTGTATGTGATCGCACCTGTCCTGAACATTATAGACTAGATCCTTACAGGTGTCGGTGTGTCTGTGATCGCAACTGTCCTGATTACTACAGTTTTGACTACAGGCAATGTAAATGTCGCTGTAATCGCAGATGTCCATACTACTACAAACTTAACTACGACAATTGTGGTTGTGCTTGTAATCGCAAATGTCCTGATTATTATGCTCTGGATGCTGATAAATGCAGATGTGCTTGTGATCGAACGTGCCCTGAATATTACCAACTAAATCCAAACAAGTGTGAATGTGACTGCGATCGCACATGTCCTGACTACTACAGACTTGACTCTGACAAGTGTGAGTGCATCTGTGATCGCACGTGTCCTGATTATTACAGACTTGATTCTGACAAGTGTGAGTGTGTCTGTGATCGCACGTGTCCTGACTACTACAGACTTGATTCTGACAAGTGCGAGTGTGTCTGTGATCGCACATGCCCTGACTACTACAGACTTGATTCTGACAAGTGTGAGTGCGTCTGTGATCGCACGTGTCCTGATTATTACAGACTTGATTCTGACAAGTGTGAGTGCATCTGTGACCGCACGTGTCCTGATTATTACAGACTTGATTCTGACAAGTGTGAATGTGTCTGTGATCTCACGTGTCCTGACTACTACAGACTTGATTCTGACAAGTGTGAGTGCGTCTGTGATCGCACATGTCCTGATTATTACAGACTTGATTCTGACAAGTGTGAGTGTGTCTGTGATCGCACGTGTCCTGACTACTACAGACTTGATTCTGACAAGTGCGAATGCGTCTGTGATCGCACATGCCCTGACTACTACAGACTTGATTCTGACAAGTGCGAATGCGTCTGTGATCGCACGTGTCCTGACTACTACAGACTTGATTCTGACAAGTGCGAGTGTGCCTGTGACcgcaagtgtcctgattattatgGACTTGATGCTAGCAAATGCAAATGTGACTGCAACCGAAAGTGTCCCCAATATTACAATCTCGACTATGGAAAATGCTCATGTTCTTGTAATCGCAGATGTCTGTATGGAACCCTTGACAAAAGCAGATGTTACTGCATAGCCAAGCGAAACTGTTGTAGATCTTACTATGGTGTTTACCAAAATGTATGCAGCCGATATAGTAATACTTACAGTTGTCATGGAAACAGGGGATGTTACTGGAGATGCTAA
- the LOC136237299 gene encoding balbiani ring protein 3-like, whose product MLRAMLVALVVLVVALVAQGQSYHDPQPYDHKEPSYAHGDTYDRSYAHGDTHYKCNNYVDCYHPYVWDERSCQCVCGKRDCPPYFKFDPYKCSCECDRKCPPYYKLDPHKCKCECDLSCDKYFTLDREKCKCVCDRKCLPHFTLDPYSCTCKCDRKCPPYYKLDYKQCKCECDLKCPDYFTLDKEKCKCVCDRKCNPYFALDEKECKCVCNRKCPPYFKLDPKQCKCICDLDCPPHFILDRHNCKCVCDRTCPPYYKLDEKTCQCVCDKKCPPYFALDDKKCDCVCYRKCPPYFTLDSKTCHCECKRKCPPFFRLDEATCQCICDRQCPPHFKLDPKRCKCLCSRKCPPYFTLNPHTCKCECNKKCPPYYKLDEKACKCICDHKCPPYLTLDKKECKCFCDYLYRKCPPYYTLDKKDCHCKCDLKCPPYFTLNKEKCECECKRQCPPNLWLDPGLCHCVCDKKCPFYYKLDKKVCECVCDRKCPPPLILDPKKCKCVCDRKCPPYFTLNKGACHCECNAKCPPYFHLDKKQCKCECYRDCPPYLTLDKEKCECVCKKTCPPYYKLDEKTCHCVCDHRCPPYYTLDYDKCKCVCKRKCPPYFTLDDDCHCVCKRKCPPYYKLDKNTCQCLCDHKCPPHFSLDHSKCKCECNRKCPSYFKLNKATCKCECDRKCPYGILNKEECRCISHSPCCKSDYSIYQTVCGAYYERDSCYGSSYNKCYWGCPDVYKN is encoded by the exons ATGTTACGAGCAATGCTAGTAGCACTGGTTGTTCTGGTAGTAGCCTTG GTGGCTCAAGGTCAATCTTATCATGATCCACAACCCTATGATCACAAGGAACCCAGCTATGCTCACGGGGACACCTATGATCGCAGCTATGCTCATGGGGACACCCACTACAAGTGCAATAATTATGTAGATTGCTACCACCCATATGTATGGGATGAAAGAAGCTGCCAGTGTGTATGTGGAAAGCGTGATTGTCCTCCATACTTCAAGTTTGATCCTTACAAATGCAGCTGTGAGTGTGACCGCAAGTGTCCACCATACTACAAGCTTGACCCTCACAAATGTAAGTGTGAATGTGACCTCTCCTGTGATAAATATTTCACACTCGACCGTGAAAAGTGCAAATGTGTGTGTGATCGCAAGTGCTTGCCTCATTTCACTCTCGACCCTTACTCCTGCACGTGTAAATGTGATCGAAAGTGTCCTCCATACTACAAACTTGACTATAAGCAATGTAAGTGTGAATGTGACCTCAAATGTCCAGATTATTTCACTCTGGACAAAGAAAAATGCAAGTGTGTCTGTGATCGCAAGTGTAATCCCTATTTTGCTTTGGATGAAAAGGAATGCAAATGTGTCTGCAACCGCAAGTGTCCACCATATTTTAAACTTGATCCCAAACAGTGTAAGTGCATTTGTGACCTTGATTGTCCACCACATTTCATCTTGGATAGGCATAATTGTAAATGTGTTTGCGATCGTACCTGCCCACCATACTACAAACTAGATGAGAAAACATGCCAGTGCGTGTGCGACAAGAAATGCCCTCCATACTTTGCTCTAGATGACAAGAAATGTGACTGTGTATGCTACCGCAAGTGTCCACCTTACTTTACACTAGACTCTAAAACTTGCCATTGTGAATGTAAGCGCAAATGCCCACCATTCTTTAGGCTGGATGAGGCAACATGTCAATGTATATGCGATCGTCAATGTCCACCTCACTTCAAGCTTGATCCCAAAAGGTGCAAGTGTTTATGCTCCCGCAAGTGCCCCCCATATTTTACCTTGAATCCACACACGTGTAAATGTGAGTGCAACAAAAAGTGTCCACCTTATTACAAGCTGGATGAAAAGGCATGCAAATGCATCTGTGACCACAAATGTCCACCATACCTTACCTTGGACAAAAAAGAATGCAAATGCTTCTGTGACTATCTGTATCGTAAGTGCCCTCCTTACTACACCCTTGATAAGAAAGACTGTCATTGCAAATGTGATCTGAAATGTCCACCATATTTCACACTTAACAAGGAGAAATGTGAATGCGAGTGCAAACGACAGTGTCCTCCCAATCTTTGGCTGGATCCAGGACTGTGTCATTGTGTATGCGACAAAAAGTGTCCCTTCTATTACAAGCTAGATAAGAAGGTTTGCGAATGTGTTTGTGATCGTAAGTGCCCACCACCACTCATATTGGACCCTAAGAAATGCAAATGCGTCTGCGACCGCAAATGTCCACCATATTTCACTCTGAACAAAGGTGCATGCCATTGCGAGTGCAATGCTAAATGCCCTCCATATTTCCACCTTGACAAAAAGCAGTGTAAATGCGAGTGCTACCGTGACTGCCCACCATACCTCACCCTGGACAAAGAGAAGTGCGAATGCGTCTGCAAAAAAACCTGTCCACCATACTACAAACTGGATGAAAAGACATGTCACTGTGTCTGTGACCATCGCTGCCCCCCATACTACACATTGGATTATGACAAGTGCAAGTGTGTGTGCAAACGCAAATGTCCTCCCTACTTCACCCTGGATGATGATTGTCACTGTGTCTGCAAACGCAAATGTCCACCATATTACAAACTAGACAAGAATACATGTCAGTGCCTATGTGATCATAAATGCCCACCACATTTCAGCCTCGACCATTCAAAATGTAAGTGTGAGTGTAACCGCAAATGTCCATCTTACTTCAAACTCAATAAGGCGACATGTAAATGCGAATGTGATCGCAAGTgtccctatggcatactgaacAAAGAAGAGTGTCGCTGTATTTCACATAGTCCCTGCTGTAAATCTGACTATAGTATCTATCAGACAGTATGTGGAGCTTACTACGAGAGGGATAGTTGTTATGGCAGTAGCTACAACAAATGTTACTGGGGATGTCCTGATGTATATAAGAACTGA